In one Pseudomonas purpurea genomic region, the following are encoded:
- a CDS encoding VWA domain-containing protein, which yields MEINFSEFHFLRPLWLLLIVFGAALPLLWRRSHDLQRRLRDNIAPHLLPHLLITPQDSHRVRPVHLLSALLVMGAIAAAGPTWEQDRPDFLENRAPLIIALDLSPSMDANDVQPTRLEAAKHKLHDLVQRRQGARTGLIAYAGSAHLVLPATDDPALLDTFIQALSTDLITKPGKNVGAVIDQAKQLLAAEKAPGTLLLITDGADTSQLSGLDKPLQDSLLQVLILAVGSQDGGIIRDASGQPRTDSNGRPQLGSFDQAALKQLASATDAPLGSLTLNDDDLDWIELHAQAHFQSASDEQRELHWKDAGYWLCWPLLLLGFFSVRKGWSLNWMAALVLGLALPPAPAEAGVLSDAFFTADQQGRWAFEHQHYPAAAARFHDPYWKGIAAYNAADYDLALASFARLDTPEAYFYLGNIDVRRFKFDEAIAAFTQALKLRPQFPEATANLALAIALKKDTESAEQNTPEVKPDEIKLDKAPGKGQSKALQTQQAASDELWLQNLSTSPAKFLRQKFSLQDQRASQTQATP from the coding sequence ATGGAAATCAACTTCAGCGAGTTCCATTTCCTGCGCCCGCTCTGGCTGCTGTTGATCGTGTTTGGCGCAGCATTGCCATTGCTGTGGCGGCGCAGCCATGACTTGCAACGTCGCTTGCGCGACAATATTGCACCGCACTTGCTGCCGCATTTGTTGATCACCCCACAGGACTCGCACCGGGTGAGGCCGGTGCACCTGCTCAGCGCCTTGCTGGTCATGGGCGCCATTGCCGCCGCTGGGCCGACCTGGGAGCAGGACCGCCCTGACTTCCTGGAAAACCGTGCGCCGCTGATCATCGCCCTCGACCTGTCGCCGTCGATGGACGCCAACGACGTGCAGCCCACTCGCCTGGAAGCCGCCAAGCATAAACTGCACGACCTGGTGCAACGGCGCCAAGGTGCGCGAACCGGGTTGATTGCCTACGCGGGCAGCGCGCACCTGGTGCTGCCCGCGACCGACGATCCGGCGTTGCTCGACACGTTTATCCAGGCCTTGAGCACCGACCTCATCACTAAACCCGGAAAAAACGTCGGTGCCGTGATCGATCAGGCCAAGCAGCTACTGGCCGCCGAAAAAGCGCCGGGCACCCTGCTGCTGATCACCGATGGCGCCGACACTTCACAGCTCTCCGGGCTGGACAAACCACTGCAGGACAGCCTGCTGCAAGTGCTGATTCTGGCGGTGGGCAGCCAGGACGGCGGGATCATTCGAGACGCCAGCGGCCAACCACGCACCGACAGCAATGGCCGACCGCAACTGGGCAGTTTCGATCAGGCAGCGCTCAAACAACTGGCCTCGGCGACCGATGCGCCGCTGGGCAGCCTGACCCTCAATGACGACGACCTGGACTGGATCGAGCTGCACGCACAGGCGCATTTTCAGAGCGCCAGCGACGAGCAACGCGAGTTGCACTGGAAAGATGCCGGTTACTGGTTGTGCTGGCCGCTGCTGTTGCTGGGGTTTTTCAGTGTGCGCAAAGGCTGGAGCCTGAACTGGATGGCGGCGCTGGTGCTGGGGCTTGCCCTGCCACCGGCGCCCGCCGAGGCCGGGGTGTTGAGCGATGCCTTCTTCACCGCCGATCAACAAGGACGCTGGGCCTTCGAACATCAGCATTACCCGGCGGCGGCAGCACGGTTCCACGATCCGTACTGGAAAGGCATCGCCGCCTACAACGCCGCCGACTACGACCTGGCACTGGCCAGTTTCGCCCGGCTGGACACGCCCGAAGCGTACTTCTACCTGGGCAATATCGACGTGCGGCGCTTCAAGTTCGACGAGGCCATCGCCGCGTTCACCCAAGCCCTGAAACTGCGGCCGCAATTTCCCGAGGCCACGGCCAACCTGGCATTGGCCATCGCCCTGAAAAAAGACACCGAAAGCGCCGAGCAGAATACCCCCGAGGTCAAACCGGACGAGATCAAACTCGACAAGGCCCCCGGTAAAGGCCAGAGCAAAGCGCTGCAAACCCAACAAGCAGCCTCTGATGAACTCTGGTTACAAAACCTCAGCACCTCACCGGCGAAGTTCCTGCGGCAGAAGTTCAGCCTGCAAGACCAACGCGCCAGCCAGACGCAGGCCACGCCATGA
- a CDS encoding HAD family hydrolase codes for MTNLKPLRQRHSLLLLLGLLLQVPLAFAQATDPLPSWSEGPAKKNIIEFVHAVTTQGTRDYVKPAERIAVFDNDGTLWTEQPAYFQVLFAFDEIKRLAPQHPEWKNQQPFKAVLENDHKALADSGMEGLLKIIGATHTGVTTDTFIDNAKTWLSQARHPKTGKPYTEMIYQPMLEMLDYLRSQDFKTYIVSGGDTAFMRAFAEVVYGVPPEQVIGSSFVTEFQIKDGQPSVLRTAKLAHNDDGPGKPESIDAIIGRRPILAFGNSDGDLQMLQWTAAGPGKRFMGLVHHTDARREWAYDRQSQVGRLDKALDEAKKRGWTIVDMASEWRRVYPFDAAPQEQVQ; via the coding sequence ATGACGAACCTGAAACCACTGCGCCAGCGCCACAGCCTGCTGCTGTTACTCGGCCTCTTGCTCCAGGTGCCCCTGGCCTTTGCCCAGGCAACCGACCCCTTGCCGTCATGGAGCGAGGGCCCGGCCAAGAAAAACATCATCGAGTTTGTTCACGCCGTGACCACCCAAGGCACCCGCGACTACGTCAAACCGGCCGAGCGCATCGCCGTGTTCGACAACGACGGCACCTTGTGGACCGAGCAACCGGCGTACTTCCAGGTGCTGTTCGCCTTCGATGAAATCAAGCGTCTGGCGCCACAGCACCCGGAATGGAAAAACCAGCAGCCGTTCAAGGCCGTGCTTGAAAACGATCACAAGGCCCTGGCCGACAGCGGCATGGAGGGCCTGCTGAAAATCATCGGCGCCACCCACACCGGGGTCACCACCGACACCTTCATCGACAACGCCAAGACCTGGCTCAGCCAGGCCCGCCATCCGAAAACCGGCAAGCCGTACACCGAGATGATCTACCAGCCCATGCTGGAAATGCTCGATTACCTGCGCAGCCAGGACTTCAAGACCTACATCGTGTCCGGTGGCGACACCGCGTTCATGCGCGCCTTCGCCGAGGTGGTCTACGGCGTTCCCCCTGAACAGGTGATCGGTTCCAGTTTCGTCACCGAGTTCCAGATCAAGGACGGTCAGCCCTCGGTCCTGCGCACCGCGAAACTGGCGCACAACGACGACGGCCCAGGCAAACCGGAAAGCATCGACGCAATCATTGGCCGGCGCCCGATCCTGGCGTTTGGCAACTCCGACGGTGACCTGCAAATGCTCCAGTGGACGGCCGCAGGCCCCGGCAAGCGGTTCATGGGGCTGGTGCATCACACCGACGCCAGGCGCGAATGGGCCTATGACCGGCAGTCCCAGGTCGGGCGCCTGGACAAGGCGCTGGATGAGGCAAAAAAACGAGGCTGGACTATCGTCGATATGGCGTCCGAATGGCGCCGGGTCTACCCCTTCGATGCCGCCCCGCAAGAGCAGGTGCAATAA
- a CDS encoding DUF3313 domain-containing protein, whose product MKLALMMSTLCIASIGVVGCSSKVVEPEQYSGFLKDYSQLKEAKSPSGAEVMRWMDPKLNINKFTSVYIEPTQLYPQPQPTVKIPQSTLSGITGYYDQALKRELGKSLPLANGPGPGVIVVRAAITAVSSKTEGLHAYEVIPIALVAAAVSTASGIRDQETTLATEAVFLDGSNNAVVAQVVRKGTGKPLENDSQVMKSTDVKNVIDGWASDLHQSYLKLKAK is encoded by the coding sequence ATGAAGCTTGCGTTAATGATGAGCACACTGTGCATTGCCTCGATTGGGGTAGTGGGTTGTTCCAGCAAAGTCGTCGAACCCGAACAGTATTCCGGCTTTCTCAAGGACTACAGCCAACTCAAGGAGGCCAAGTCGCCTTCAGGTGCAGAAGTCATGCGCTGGATGGACCCCAAGCTCAATATCAACAAGTTCACCAGTGTCTACATCGAGCCAACTCAGCTTTACCCCCAACCTCAGCCAACGGTGAAGATTCCTCAGAGCACCCTGAGTGGCATCACCGGCTATTACGATCAGGCGCTCAAGCGTGAGCTGGGCAAGTCCTTGCCGCTGGCGAACGGCCCGGGCCCTGGGGTGATTGTGGTCCGCGCCGCGATCACTGCGGTCAGCAGCAAGACCGAAGGCCTGCATGCCTATGAAGTGATCCCGATCGCGTTGGTCGCGGCGGCCGTCAGCACCGCCAGCGGCATCCGTGACCAGGAAACCACCTTGGCCACCGAAGCGGTGTTCCTCGATGGGTCAAACAACGCCGTCGTCGCGCAGGTGGTGCGCAAGGGCACCGGCAAACCCCTGGAGAACGACTCTCAGGTGATGAAATCCACGGACGTGAAAAACGTCATCGATGGCTGGGCCTCGGACCTGCATCAGTCGTACCTGAAGCTCAAGGCCAAGTAA
- a CDS encoding tetratricopeptide repeat protein, with product MPTYKKKADTPNPDSQPTLINLYLFPVTATFLLLAMAGIGWFLYSSQPHPVAYVPSRVAVAAPVKAPPAPATPAPPATMVDEQQCQGCHSEQVKDWQGSHHQLAMQTATADTVLGDFNNVRYKGEKETTVFSRKGGDFWVNAPGTDGKNADFKVAYTFGIAPLQQYLLDVGDGRLQALGVAWDTEKNRWFHLYPGQGVNFKNPLHWSKPSQNANFMCVECHTTGYKRNFDAQANRFASQWNSLGVGCQACHGPASTHLQWTANKTDLIHAGFAVDLNDKDATTEIETCARCHARRAPLGDGFTVGKRLMDDYLPSVLTRELYALDGKIKDEVFEHGSFLQSKMFDKGVRCSNCHNPHSTQLKAPGNGVCLQCHNTAGKTSIEGVDGKGLQAKHYDAPEHHRHVAGQPGSQCVDCHMPGKFYMGNDFRHDHSFSLPNPVRAKQLGTPDACLTCHQGKASDIVTEQFKLWNTRATAQPPRYDESLWLIRGGHPGAAQALYEQLQRNDLPAIQRATLLAELVLYPSEQALKLATQDLGNPQPQVRESAIHAISAFLPPAERIPLLSPLLNDPVKAIRMAAARDLLSVANGLGSAQAHWNAAIAEYEAVQVSLAERAEANLNLAMLYQASGRSAQVEPMLRTALKRDPDFFPARVTLVQWLEANGRSQEAQDLLEQSLKENPEAALLQHTQGLALIRAGNTAQAMSALRTAARLEPENAQYGYVLAVALHDSGQVEAACEQLESLLKRQPANRNARLSLIQYYLENGQEPKAQVVLQGWKKLNPADPALK from the coding sequence ATGCCCACCTATAAGAAAAAAGCCGACACGCCAAACCCTGATTCGCAACCCACCCTGATCAACCTCTACCTGTTCCCTGTCACCGCCACATTCTTGCTGCTCGCCATGGCGGGCATCGGCTGGTTTCTCTATAGCAGCCAGCCACACCCCGTGGCCTACGTGCCCTCACGCGTGGCGGTTGCGGCCCCGGTCAAGGCACCACCTGCGCCTGCCACTCCCGCGCCACCGGCCACGATGGTCGATGAACAGCAATGCCAGGGCTGTCACAGCGAGCAGGTCAAGGACTGGCAAGGCTCTCACCATCAACTGGCGATGCAAACGGCCACGGCCGACACCGTGCTGGGCGATTTCAACAACGTCCGCTACAAGGGTGAGAAAGAGACCACGGTATTTTCGCGCAAGGGTGGTGATTTCTGGGTCAACGCACCCGGCACCGACGGCAAGAATGCCGACTTCAAAGTCGCCTATACCTTTGGTATTGCGCCGCTGCAACAGTATTTGCTCGACGTCGGCGACGGTCGTTTACAGGCCTTGGGCGTGGCCTGGGATACCGAAAAAAACCGCTGGTTTCATCTCTATCCGGGCCAGGGCGTGAACTTCAAAAACCCGTTGCACTGGAGCAAACCCAGCCAAAACGCCAACTTCATGTGCGTGGAATGCCACACCACCGGCTACAAACGCAATTTCGACGCCCAGGCCAATCGCTTCGCCAGCCAATGGAACAGCCTGGGGGTCGGCTGCCAGGCTTGCCATGGCCCGGCCTCCACTCACTTGCAATGGACGGCCAACAAGACCGACCTGATCCATGCCGGTTTTGCCGTGGACCTCAACGACAAGGACGCCACCACCGAGATCGAGACCTGTGCCCGTTGCCACGCCCGTCGCGCCCCCTTGGGCGATGGTTTCACCGTCGGCAAACGCTTGATGGACGACTACCTGCCCAGCGTCCTGACCCGCGAGCTTTACGCGCTGGACGGCAAGATCAAGGACGAAGTGTTCGAACACGGCTCGTTCCTGCAAAGCAAAATGTTCGACAAGGGCGTGCGTTGCAGCAACTGTCACAACCCTCACAGCACGCAGCTCAAGGCGCCCGGCAACGGTGTTTGCCTGCAATGCCACAACACCGCGGGCAAGACCTCGATCGAGGGCGTCGACGGCAAGGGCCTGCAAGCGAAGCACTACGACGCCCCCGAACACCATCGGCATGTGGCCGGCCAACCCGGTTCCCAGTGCGTGGATTGCCACATGCCCGGCAAGTTCTACATGGGCAACGACTTTCGCCATGACCACAGCTTCAGCCTGCCCAACCCGGTGCGCGCCAAGCAACTGGGTACACCGGATGCGTGCCTGACCTGCCACCAGGGCAAGGCCTCGGACATAGTCACCGAGCAGTTCAAGCTCTGGAACACCCGCGCCACCGCCCAGCCGCCCCGTTACGATGAAAGCCTGTGGCTGATTCGCGGCGGCCACCCCGGTGCCGCGCAGGCGCTGTATGAACAGTTGCAACGCAACGACCTGCCAGCGATTCAGCGTGCGACGTTGCTCGCCGAACTGGTGCTGTACCCGAGCGAACAGGCCCTGAAACTGGCGACCCAAGACCTGGGCAATCCGCAACCCCAGGTGCGCGAAAGCGCGATTCACGCCATCAGCGCCTTCTTGCCTCCCGCTGAACGGATACCGCTGCTGTCGCCGTTATTGAACGACCCGGTCAAGGCGATCCGCATGGCCGCCGCACGGGACCTGTTGAGTGTCGCCAATGGTTTGGGCAGCGCTCAAGCGCACTGGAATGCCGCAATTGCCGAGTACGAAGCCGTGCAGGTGAGCCTGGCCGAACGGGCCGAGGCCAACCTCAACCTGGCCATGTTGTACCAGGCCAGCGGGCGCAGCGCGCAAGTCGAACCGATGCTGCGCACGGCCCTGAAGCGTGACCCGGACTTCTTCCCGGCACGGGTGACCCTGGTGCAATGGCTGGAGGCCAATGGACGCAGTCAAGAGGCTCAGGACCTTCTGGAACAAAGCCTGAAAGAAAACCCGGAGGCCGCGCTGCTGCAACACACCCAGGGCCTGGCATTGATTCGCGCCGGCAATACCGCGCAAGCCATGTCGGCGCTGCGCACCGCTGCCCGCCTGGAACCTGAAAATGCTCAGTACGGTTACGTGCTCGCGGTGGCGCTGCACGACAGCGGTCAGGTCGAAGCAGCCTGCGAGCAGCTTGAAAGCTTGCTCAAACGGCAACCGGCCAATCGCAATGCGCGGCTGTCGCTGATCCAGTACTACCTGGAGAACGGCCAGGAACCCAAGGCCCAGGTCGTGCTGCAAGGCTGGAAGAAACTCAACCCTGCAGACCCTGCGTTGAAGTGA
- a CDS encoding DUF934 domain-containing protein — MNNLLALEEGVARRVDDDGWTLVRNPDDDLPAGPLILPLALWLIRRIEHQPARDGVWLGPDDEVESLKPWLKLLPMIALDFPSFRDGRAYSQAYLLRTRLGWQGELRAIGDVLRDQLSHMRQCGFDAFAVREDKCADDALKGLAGMSVSYGRSVIEPRPLFRRR, encoded by the coding sequence ATGAATAACCTGCTGGCCCTGGAAGAAGGCGTTGCACGCCGGGTCGACGATGACGGCTGGACGCTGGTGCGCAACCCGGACGACGACCTGCCGGCCGGGCCGTTGATCCTGCCGCTGGCGTTGTGGCTGATTCGCCGCATCGAGCACCAACCGGCGCGGGACGGCGTCTGGCTGGGGCCGGACGATGAAGTCGAAAGCCTCAAGCCGTGGCTCAAGCTCTTGCCGATGATCGCGCTGGACTTCCCGAGTTTTCGCGACGGTCGCGCCTACAGCCAGGCGTATCTGTTGCGAACGCGACTGGGTTGGCAGGGCGAGTTGCGGGCGATTGGCGATGTGCTGCGCGATCAACTGAGCCACATGCGTCAATGCGGTTTTGATGCATTCGCGGTGCGTGAAGACAAGTGCGCCGACGATGCCCTCAAAGGGCTGGCAGGCATGAGCGTGTCGTACGGCCGTTCGGTGATCGAACCTCGGCCGTTGTTTCGTCGGCGTTGA